The Apodemus sylvaticus chromosome 19, mApoSyl1.1, whole genome shotgun sequence sequence GGGAGTGACAGACATACAAGAATTAAACCCTATTCTCTTTGCAATTTTCTTCACCATCTACTTTGTCAATATAACTGGGAATGGAGCCATCCTGATGATCGTCATCTTGGACCCAAGACTCCACTCACCTATGTATTTCTTCCTGGGAAACCTAGCATGTCTAGATATCTGCTTCTCCTCTGTAACAGTGCCAAAGATGTTGGAGAACCTCCTCTCCACAAGCAAAGCAATTTCCTTCCTGGGATGCATCACTCAGCTTCATTTCTTCCACTTCCTAGGTAGCACTGAGGCCATGCTGCTGCCAGTGATGGCATTTGACCGCTTTGTGGCTATCTGCAGACCACTCCACTATCCAGTCATTATGAATCACCAGCTCTGTGTTCACATGACTGTTACTATCTGGATCATGGGCTTCTTACATGCCTTGCTTCACTCTGTAATGACATCTCGTTTGAGCTTCTGTGGTCCCAATCATGTCCATCATTTCTTCTGTGATGTTAAGCCATTGCTGGATCTGGCCTGTGGAAACACTGAGCT is a genomic window containing:
- the LOC127670092 gene encoding olfactory receptor 12D2-like; translated protein: MSNQTSVTEFLLLGVTDIQELNPILFAIFFTIYFVNITGNGAILMIVILDPRLHSPMYFFLGNLACLDICFSSVTVPKMLENLLSTSKAISFLGCITQLHFFHFLGSTEAMLLPVMAFDRFVAICRPLHYPVIMNHQLCVHMTVTIWIMGFLHALLHSVMTSRLSFCGPNHVHHFFCDVKPLLDLACGNTELNLWLLNTVTGTIALTPFFLTFLSYFYIITYLLLKTRSCTMLHKALSTCASHFMVVFLFYAPVLFIYIRPTSGSSLDQDRIIAIMYSVVTPALNPLIYTLRNKEVRNALDKKVRRLF